caaccaacccacccccaGCAAAGGTGCTGTCCCATGCTTAATTTTCAGAGGCCTTTGTCAAGGTATCTCTCATTTTTCACTCTCTTACTTGTGAATTCTTGaaacttagaaaacaaaatgtgtttgctttccagCCCCTTTGTACCAAGCACCGAATGACAAGAAGTTAGCAATTATTCAGCTGACGAGGAGTTTTGAGAGATATTGAAGTACCTGTCGTGAACGAAAacataaaaaacaaaatcaaaggtAAACCTTGCTGGAATTTGTCATTTTCTAAAGCTTTAGAGTTCAGACGGCTGTGCTCTTTCTCAGGAGGATGCACCCACCTGGGTCACCACCTCTGTCCCCAGCTGCGAACACAAGCAAAGCCGCCTTCTTTGTTTAAACCTATCCCCCTTATTCCTTGACACTTCTCACCGGTGCTCTAACTTCAGCAAGAAACTTCTGCACTTGGacacatgaaaacagaaaaaaccaagGAAAAGGATGATAAAGTGGCCAAGAGATGCTGAGAGACCAAAAATAAATGTCTTAAAGTATCTAGGGTAAGGGATAGCAATAGAAGGGAAGACCACCTAGATGGCATTATAAGGCAGGAAACAAAGAATGAAGAGGGAATAAAACATCAACCCCTACCACTCACATCAGCCTTGGTCACCATTTAATCGCTGTAGCCGAGATCACAAGAGCCAGAATCTGAAAAGGGAAGGGTGGCTTATTGAACAGAGTTTGCTAGGGTAACAGACTGACAAGAGACAGAGGAGGTTTGCTACCTGCGAGTTCAGGTCATGGGCAGATAGCCATTTGTACTGAATTTTAAATCCTAACGGCTGCCTGGGACATTAAAACTCAAGTTTCCTGCAAAGACCAAAAATCCTAAATAAGTAAAAGCAGTTGTCCCTCTCAGAAAAAGGTCttgattaaaaaatatgtaattccCTCAAGGCTTTTCAAGTTAGCTCCTTGGTTTGTTGTAAGACATACCTATTGCACTGGAGAGGCCATCTACAAACTCTGCTGCAAGTGCACAGCTATCGTTTATTACTCCGTTTCCGTTTTATGGGCTATATTCATTTCAGCCTCACTTACGTCAGGATATGGTTTGTAGCATTACTGCTTGTGCCACTATCATTGCAGCTGAAACAGCACTTCATGACGAAGCAAGCAAGCACTCTTTCTACTAGGTTAGGAGGTATTATCCCTCTGCATCAAGCCGTGTCCTTCCACCCTTCATGGCTACGGATAAAAATGTGGATGACCAAAAAGTCTGTCCAATTCTCTTCAATAAAGATTTCCAAGTCCGCAGAGTAAATCTGTGTCAACACAGAATAACTCAGCCTCTACCTTCTACTGAACAACAGCAGGATAGAGCCAGTGGTACCCTCCAAAGCACAGAACGGGAAGGGGAAGCATCAGCAAAACAAGCATTGCCCTCAGCAGTGGGAATGAGAGGCTGTACTtcagatatgatttttttttttttttttaacaacctgAAGAGCCATACACTTCAGGGCTTCTTTTTGTTATTTGGGGTATATGCATACGTGCATTTTAAAGGCAGTTGTACACAACAGTGAATTGCTAGCAGTAAGATTTCACATGTACTAtctaaaaaaaatctatgtaCCTCCACAGCTTCAGCTACTAGAAAAAGCAGATAATAAAACCcacccacaaaccaaaaccaaaccaaacaaaggCTGTGGAAGTACAATTTAGGCACCCTCAATCTTTGATGTTAGAGTGAGAGTCAGAAACCCACAGTCTCTGGGCAcatgaaattttattaaaaatgaagaaatccaAAGCAAGAGCAAAGTATGATGATGCCCAGCATCTTACTTGCTTAGTATCATTGTCCAGGAACCAGCAGACACTGGCAACCATGATGCCATACCTGAACCATATACCTGTACATACGTTAAGGTAAAATGTTATATCTAAATGAATATATAcaacatgtaaataaaaataaaaaaaatttttaaaaagcagagaacagaaaacGAGTACATTTAAGGGATGTTACAGAGTCATACACAAGCTGGAAGGTGCcagaatttcaaacagaaatacttCCCATGTTTTAATAGCAGTAAGAGAAAACGTAAGGGGGTCACTTTTCCCTTAATGCTGCTGATGAGCTTCCATTCTTCTTAAACCAGTGTAGGTGGTATTGTCTATTCAGAGATTTTTTTAGGGAGGGGTTTTTTGGCTGCTTAACAGGGGAGTTTTgtatctgggggaaaaaaaccaaacaaacacaaacaaaaaaccccacccaactaTCCTAAATACTTTCTGCCTGCAAAAATCTTTAAAGAGTGCagaaaagcattattaaaataaaattaaaaaattaacaagtttATTAGCAGATTAACTTTAGGTTGTATAGTCATTGAAGTGTGGTATTTTCCACTGAGCAAAGAAATGTAACGAGATCTTCCTGTTCGCATGTCTGGCATAGTAgcagtttttcacttttttttttttaattttcagaagttctgAATACAAGGAGGCAGCTTACATAAAACAGAACAGTGTCTTTGAGGATGGCTGATTCACTGTTTAATGCTTACAAGAGCTGGAGGAAGGGCAGACATACACTAAGGCAGACTTCGTGGTTTCTTCAGGTATTGACATTCCAGGACACTGCAATGCACTTGTTTGTGCTCACAGCGCAGACATCGagatttcttctgcaaaactAACACTAAATTTGTGACTCTTCCCTCCAAGGAATGAGCTAGGGGAGCTGGGAGAGAATACTGTGTTGCAGAATACAAAAGTTAGGTGCTTACAAAGAGCACTATGCAAGGCTATAAATTCCAGTAGTGAGGGCTGTGAACATTTCTGCACCCTTCAAGCATCAAATTTTCAttaacatggatttttttaagtttctagAAATAAAACCTTCTCAATGAAATTTCCACCAAGTTACCAAATGGATCAGTACACAAAATATGTATATGTAAGAAATTATGTGAAGTTacacatcttaaaataaaatacagtgttaGCTGTTCAGGGTTGTTCCCAAAATATAGCAGTATTCTGAAGTTCGTATTTTAAGAGCCTTACAGTGGCAATAGTTTAAGACATAGTACGATCAACATTATTTTATTATAGAAATACAGTTCTGTAACAGAATTAAGCACACACTTATTTCTAAGGTCCTTCATATCTACACAATATTAACCTTGAAATATAATCTTCCTCCCAATTATAATTAACTACTTTACACATACAATTCTATGTATTTAAAATTACCTTTAGACAAAAAGAAGGACACCAAAACCTGTAGCCTTAGATGCAAACAACCCTGGCAGTGTAATGACTACAGTACATGGCCTTGCAAAGGTGGAATGTACCTAAAATGTTTACAAATGCTATGAAAGCAAGATCTCTTTCAAAACTGCATTTCCTTCGACGAAATGAATTCTGATCACaaaagcacttgaaaaaaaaagatgagcgagcagtatttattttatgtaacTACGACTCTTACTCGTTACGCATTTTGCCACAAGCCCTTCCTGCTATAAATGCCCTTAAGGAGTTTGAATCTTCTGCCTCTGGAATGCACAGTATGAAACCAACCtgcaactgcagagaaaaaaaaaaaaagccaaagtcctattccttgttctttttaaggCACTCCCAAAGGGAGTCCTAGTAAAAGATCCAGGGCAAGATATAGCCCATTTAAAGGTAAAACATCTTTGACACTTTGATGTAAACTTAACCGTTCACTGCGAAAGCCTGTTTGCTTTTATAGCCAGGAGAGTCCTGTGGACAGCAGAGCCCAGGTCCACGGATGCCAAAGTCCACCTCAACTCTACAAGTTCAATTAATAACTTTGGGCGACTTGAATTCCTACAGCAATGAACAGGCTTCAGAGCACTCAGGCAtttacagagcagcagcagcaacttcctTCTTAATTCCTATGTAAAGCATCTTAGTTTGTCACTGCGTCATGGGGGAATTGAACCAGAGCTCATTAGAGCATGGGGGAGCCCGGCCAACACCCCAACCATTGCAACAGGGTCAAGCTATCACACAGTAGTATTCTGTCATTCTGCACCAACTCACTCCTGCTTAAGCAATGTCACCCTTCCAGGTAAATAACTTGCTTGCTTTTAATTACACtctaaaaaccaaaaaggcacCAGTTTACATTTAAGCATTGTACAATCCACACAGCGTCAGCTTTGGAAATGGCACTGATCTATTTcagttcttaaaagaaaaaagcaaacaaaatagcatcctctaaaaataaaaactaaaaacaGACCTGATTTATACATCTGCACCTAGGTAGCGGATTTACAAGCAAACCTGTgaagcagattttatttaaaaataaaatagaagtccGATCCTGACAGTTTCCAAGTGCTCAGTGCTTCCTACTGCAGCCAATGGGAGCTGTGAAGCCTCAGTGTCCTTCAGGGCACACCCAAATTGGTATAATCATGAAAGTccctgaaaagagaaaggaggaggggaaaaagagggTAGGGAGAAAGCAAACAATTCTTCAACCTTCACAACATCACTATGAAAAGAATGTAACATATgacaacacaaaaaagaaatattgctgcAACCAGGGTTCAATGCACTCCGCTTATACTGAACACTGTTAATCTCTTATTACAAAACTGTAGCAGATTAAGACACCTGGTATCATTCTGGGTATTCTATACAGAAACTTTGGTTTTAGAGGATACTTCAAGGTACATATGGCcatcaaaacatttctgaaaggagCAAAGGAAGTGAGCAATTTCTATAAAGAGGAAGCTACAAAGGATTTACCTTACAAAGGAAATACCTTCTaagtatttgtaattaaaattattaagttttaattaaattatgatGTCTAAAAAGACATTCTTTCTAGTTTAGTACTCATAGTTACAATGACTGGTGCCTGCCCCAGGTTCCAACAGAGCGCTCTCTAGTTTCAGTAAGACCACTTGAAAAGCCAAGAAACACTAATTCCCTGAATGCAGTGAATAAATGCACAGAAGAAATACCAGAGGATGGAGATGCCTCCAAACTGCAGTGACACATTCTTGCTCTCCTAGCCCCTGACATCGCATACTGGCCTACTTCTGCCCCACTGGAGTTTCAGGAATAGCAACGAAGACAAAAATTTGTCCCATTTAGTCTTGTACTGCACTCCCCGTGGGATTAAAGCACACTGGTTTTAAAAGACAAAGTTGAGAGCACAGACATATCACCTATCAAAGTGCACTGTGATATAAACAATGAAGTTACAAAACTTACAGGgccaaaacaaaaacttttattAGCAAACAAGTAAAGATTCATCATCACTGGTATTGATTTCAGAGAGGGGAGTAGAGGACTCTAACATTGGCACTTCCACAGAATGGCAACAAGCTGCATGAATACCCAAAGGCTCCTCCCGGTATGAGTTAGGGCAACATCGGTTTTGTCCATCCACTTGGATATGAACATGCATAGGGCTGTCTGGATAAGCAGACTCCCACTTTTTTAAGGGTAACATACATGGCTCTTCACTCAGCGGATGACTTCTACTTAAACTACTGTCCTCTGGGACAGTCCTCCTGGATGCTGACCCTCCATGGATCGTTTCTGTAACACTTTCAGATAAAGGATCTCTAAAAGCCTTTCCTGAATCCACTTTACTGGACTGCTTAAGCTCACTGCCAGAGGTCTCAGCACCTAAAGATTTATCAGCGCGTCCAGCCTCAGGCTCTGCATGTGCTGCTGTGCAAGTATTCGACAAGACATTTGAAGGTGATGGCTCTGTGATTTCAGTCTCTGGCTGCAAGCTGCTACATCCAGCTTCTTGTAGGCCCCTGGCTTGGCTACGGGCATTTGCCTCTAAACTAGGTCCTTCGGGGGAAGGTGGAGGACTCCGAATAGTCCCATCAGCATGGTTGATGATTCCATCACCCAGTGTAGTCTGTGAAGTGCGGGCAGGCGTCAGGAGCGGGATCTGTCCTCTCACCCGAGGTCTGTGGAAGAGTCTGTTCCAGAGCCTGCCCAAGCGCCGCCGAGATGAGCTCCGTCTTGACGAGTGTCGTCTCATCTGTCTCCTCATGGCTGTTCGAATGTTCTGCAGCACAGAAGCCTGTAACACAGACATAACAAACTATGATTTCACGCATAGTCAAAAGACTTCTCCCAAACCCTGTTCTTTGCACTATCTCCACCTTACCAGAATTCTCAGACTTGACCCCTACACTTCCTCGTTAAATGCGTATTTTCTAATGAACTATTTAGGAATACCAAAGACAGCTCTGCCTGTACCAAAAGACTCTTTCTTAGAGTGTTTCCTTTATGAGTTTAAGCTCTGCTCGTCTGCCCAGGAAGATGCTCCGCTCATGCAATCACACCACCACTAAAGAACCAGACTGCAGACCACTGAGTCCTCTGTCATCAGCAATAGCAGAGGATCCTCAAAATCTGATgacaacagcagagaagaaaggcCAAGGCAAACTACTTTTCCACTGGAGTAACAAACTACAAGTGCTTTATCACACTAGGAACTGTATCACAGTTGGATACTTTTGACAGGGCACAGGAGTTTTGACAACTCAGCAATGAAATAGAAGAATGACTTAATGGCTTCCCAGTGTAAtgtatttgtaaatgaaaaataatcccAGAATTTCCCAGAAATACTGCTCGAGACCTTACTTTCTTATCGCTTCAGGCACATTTACAGTTTCAGcttgaaaagccttttttctgtttactttctgaTCTTTGTCTCTGTGCATTCTATCTTGATGTACAGCAAAACAGCATGTGCTTATCTCACTGCTGTTTGCTAGCAAATACATGTAATGTGTTCAAAACTACCCACAGCACCAAGATGCATAACTGTGGTTCTTCAGCTCCAagtaaaacatacacatttttatatgACTTCCATATAATTAGGACAGCTACTGAAAGAATACATATCCAGATTTATTGGCTGCTGATAGGTTCATTAGCCCTCATATCTCCATACTTGTGACGCATTGTACACAGGGAAATCTTCAACTGGGGGGATAAGTCCTTGTGCAATCAGCTGCCCATAGGAAGGTGGAGCTTCCCGCCGCACAAACTCTGCCTCGAGTCGCGTCATCTGGGTCTCAAAGGCTCTGGAAACAGAACCAGAGGAAAAACATGGAAGAGAGTAACAGTCAGTTTGTCCTGCCTTCCTCACATTAACGTATAAAAGCACTGCAGAGTGCTTCACGCTATCATCAAAACCACAAACCTTAATCTAGGCTCAGGatgctaaaataaacaaaaggaacaaGAGTACAGGGTATAAGCATCAGTGAATCAAATCAGCAAACTCTTTGGTGCAGTCCCAGGTTGGACTCTGTGGCAACTGGAGTTTTTTCAATAGGCCAGCTTATGCCAGTAACAGTGGTAACTTGTTCAGCAAGGGCCTAAAGGTTATTTTTGGAAAAGACAACATTAAGAACTAGAAACAATCACACAACAGGGGCAGcttgcagctgcagagagctTTGGCTGTCCTGCCAGAACTGAGGCACCAAGGTTCCCAACATAGCACGgcggctggtctccagctccttAATCATGCAGATTTGATCTGGAGAGAATGTAAAGCACACTGTGCTGAAAACACGAACAGtgtcagcagcacagagctggtGCACATGACAAGAGATGGGCTTCAGAAAGTCCCTTACGACTCTCTCCCAAAGGGCAGAACCACACTTGCacaaacacagacacagaaacacacacacacacgctatCCATATAGCAAGGCATACAGGACCAGGGTAAAGGGGCAGAGGTCACACCAGTGGGAACAGTGGAGGTAAAAAACTGCTCAGAACAGGCCCCACCACTACAAGGCATTGCTTTTAGTAGAACTGAGAAGTACAGTatttggggagggcagggggagagtTACTCAGTTCAGATTCGGCAAAGACTTCACTGTAACAGTTCAGCATTTAGTTTTTGGCAGTGCAAGGGGCTtgttgcaggaggaggaggtgggagaggaaaCTGCTCAAAACAGTTTTAAGTTAGATACAGGTTCTGCCAGGCTGCACAATAAATGTATATTTCTCACAGACCACAGAAGAGCTGACATTCCCCTCACTACTTCCGAAAATCTTAAATACTCTTCTCTAAGCCTAATGCAGTGACTGCTATTTAATTGTCATCAATTCCTTGGATTGATTTCACAGTGTTTTGCCAATTCTCTGGTTAACAATcgacttttttcctttaaacaaaaaggaaaaaaacaccacagctATTAAAGCATCATAAAAGCAACATGCTTACCTGTATTCCCTGGTCCTCAGAGAATATAATTTAAATGCACAACCCAGTGCTATCACCAGCAGCAAGCCACACACAAGACTCCCAATCAGAGCAGCTGTGATGACCTTCCTGGGAACAATCACCAGGCAGTTGTGTTCATCACTTCCATCCTGACAGTCTTCTTGGCCGTCGCAGCGCCAAGTCTCAAAGATGCACAGATTTGTACCACAATGGAAGTTTCCTGGCTGGCAAGTAAAGCAGTTTTTTTCATCCGAGCCATCTGGGCAGTTCTTTTGGTTATTGCAGCGATCAAGTATTGAGTAACAAAGCCCACTGTTTCCTTCACATGGGTATTCATTCTTCTGGCAAGCAGGACAGTTCTCCTCATCCTTGCCATTCGGACAGTGCCACCAGCCATCACAATGCTGCTTATCTGTGAAACACTCCTCATCGCTTCCACAAGGGTGTTCCCAAGGAAGGCAATAGCCTTTCACCTGATAGGTCGCATTGAACCCGTGGCCAGTGCTCTTGGAGCGAGCATGATATGAGACAGTGAGCTGGCCCTTTGATGACTCCACGCTCACCGAATGCCTATTGTTATGGTACGAAAACGTTTGCATTAATTTATCACCTCTCTCTCCAATGCCATCATACACCTTTACATAGTCGTTGTAGCCTAACTGCAAATCAAGCTGCAACAGAACATGTCGATTATCTTGTGTGTCCACGTACCATGTGCAGCGAAGGTCTGATCTGCTGTGATCAGCACGGAATAAATCTGGGGAAGCAAAAGATCCATAAAAATTACCCAGCCTTTTGCCACAGGAAAGATCAGGACAATTATCTTCATCCGAACCATCACTGCAGTCCTTAACTGAATTACATCTCAGCTCGTTCATCAAGCACTTGGTGGAGTGGGCTGCACTGCACTGGAACATTCCTGAGGGACAGATGCTGGATGGAGGCTCTGTTGGAGGGACAGTGCAGTTTCTCTCATCCGAGTTATCACCACACTCATCCATGGAATTACACTTCCAAGTACTGGGAATACACTTTCCATTTGCACAGTGGAATTCATCTGGCTGGCATACAGCCTGACCTATCTTTCCTGTGAAAGAGGgcaaggagaaaaaagccagTATCAAAACTTTTGGAACCATCTGATGTCACTTTTTAATGTCTACTACCCTGCATGACACAAGTCAATCGGTCAGGCCAGTACACTTCAGGAATACTGTTAAAAACCCAAGTGGAAATAATATCAGTGTTACCAAGCTAGCACCTTAGTCATCAAGACTGGCCCAAGACTCCTGTCAACAAAAAATACTATCATCTTCAAGTTTTGCCAGAGAGAGTGTAAGTGAAGCCAAGAAAACTGTAAGGTTTTACCTCTAATATAAGAAAGGCGAAATCCCTGAGCTTGTCCTGAGCTTGATGCATCTGAGTGAAAAAATATCCAAACATGGTCCCTTGCAGAGATGAAAGATGGAGGTATGGATGATCCACACACTTTGTACTCCTCCCTCTTGGAAGAGGGGCCAATCATCAACCAGTCTACTGCACACTTCTGAGAGTCTTCCAAATCGAAGTTCTTAAAACTGTtagtaacaaaagaaaacacaagttgCGAAGAGGGCATATATCTGGAACAAAGccaaacaagagaaaaaacagactGCAATAGTTGACATTCTGCACCAAGCAGCGCTGACATGAAGAGATCACATTCACGATAATGAAACACCTACGGTACCTTGAGTACATATAAACAGAGCACTCAAATTCCCCCAATTTGGAAAAGCACCCATCTCACAGGCATAAACAGCATGCCAAGTAGCTCCAAAAGCTGAAAGGATGATTCCTCTTTTACTCAGAGTCCTTAAACAAAACTGCTTCCTAAAATACAGATATGAGTAAAAGCAAAATTGCACAATATATTATACAGAAGGTAGATTAATTTCAGCAGTCTTTTCCAACCTTAAAAGCTATTGAACTATGGGATGAGAGAGAAGGCTACTGTCTTGGAAAAAGAACAATAGGGAGCAGTTAAAAGAACCCTAAAGGGATAAATACAAGAGACAAAAATCAACTCTTCAAGATATGGATAGGCAGGGAGAGAGCAAGAGAAGAGGACTGCAAGGGGTGGAAATGAGACCTAAAGTCTAACactattcttttttaattcaaagacTAAAATATTCCCTTTCTGGGAATGCAAACACAGAGCAAACAAGTCTGTAACCTTTTACAGCAAAACCTCCAGCCCTTCCGCTGACCCAAGCCCAGTCATTATTCAATAGTAGCTTACCTAGTGCAAAGACATGCCCCAATTGTTTGCGTAACACTGAACACAACTAGATAACACTCCCTAACCTGTAGCTCAGGAACCATACAGGGTTATCTGTTCAGTCTGATGGAACAGATTACATTTGCATTTAGTAATCTGCAGTGACAATAGCATTGCACAGCGAAGCACACTCATTAGGAAAGGGCACATTGTTCAGGACACTTAGAAACTAATTTTGGTCTTCTTTCATATAACTCAGCTACACAAAATTAACTTGGTAGAAGTTTGTGCATACTCCATGCAAATGCCTAGACAGAAGTTTCAGGCTGAAAAGCTGCTATGAAATACAGGCCTCCTTCCACAAAGGACTTTTCATaaacaaaaaagattaattctttgAAAAAGATAAACGGAAAGATAATTTTCTCATATCACTACGTACTTACAAAAGGCTGTCAATGCCTGCCAGATCTTGCCATTTGAAGGTGAAAGGGAAAGAGCAGCAACAACATAAACTAGCCACTTCATTTAAGCAGGAGACCCACCCTACACACACCTGTAGGTTCTGCCAAACGTATCAGCTTAATAactctccagaaaaaaattatcagcaaGTGAATGCAAAGTAAGAGAGCACTGAAAGTGTTAAGTTGAAGTGGAAATTCAGAGATGTCCAACAACATACGTGCAGGCAAGGACAATCCACCCAGAAATAtgtccttcctctcttctctcttcttccaccaTGCTCTATGCGTCTTCCTAACTGGGAAGAAATATTCCCACAGCACCTAATTCTTTGCTATAAGAGATCTCATCAAGCTTCTGAAACCAGCATATTTTGCAAAGAAGCTTTAGACAACTGTGCAGTCAGAATGAAGAGATTTAAGTATTCAGCCATCCAAGAGTAAACTAAAGAGTATCTGTCCCAGGCGTTCTGCAAAAAACTTTTAATGACCAAGAAAGTGCATGAACAGGCACTACCACGTGAAAAGGAATTATACAAGGCATCAGTGAAAACTATGGGCACCCACGTCAAGTCTGTTGCAAGAGATGTGAGACAGCACTACTGAGCTACCACATAGGTTTTGCTGTCTGTAACACATTTTGGCACCAGACATCAACAAGGGTTTCTGTCATCTGCGTGGAGGATTGTTTGTAGGGTTTTCATGTCATAAAGACTTTTTGGGTATCTATCTGCCCAacaacaaaaatttttaagaacaGGGAACAGTCACTGAATGAAGAAACGGAAACTcagaactgggaaggggggggaatgACTAGAAAAACTTCTGCTTGCAATACAAACAAGATCATTTACTAAATCTTTTGATCTCTTACTTCTATAGTTATTTCAGATGTACCAGGACCAACCTTAAAGAGCTAAATAATTTGTTCTCCTATCCTACCCAGTTCCCAGCACTCCACCTGA
Above is a genomic segment from Harpia harpyja isolate bHarHar1 chromosome 9, bHarHar1 primary haplotype, whole genome shotgun sequence containing:
- the LRP3 gene encoding low-density lipoprotein receptor-related protein 3 isoform X4: MNLFLTGKIESAVTSLGACSGELEQHTERRGVIYSPSWPLNYPPAVNCSWYIQGDRGDMITISFKNFDLEDSQKCAVDWLMIGPSSKREEYKVCGSSIPPSFISARDHVWIFFHSDASSSGQAQGFRLSYIRGKIGQAVCQPDEFHCANGKCIPSTWKCNSMDECGDNSDERNCTVPPTEPPSSICPSGMFQCSAAHSTKCLMNELRCNSVKDCSDGSDEDNCPDLSCGKRLGNFYGSFASPDLFRADHSRSDLRCTWYVDTQDNRHVLLQLDLQLGYNDYVKVYDGIGERGDKLMQTFSYHNNRHSVSVESSKGQLTVSYHARSKSTGHGFNATYQVKGYCLPWEHPCGSDEECFTDKQHCDGWWHCPNGKDEENCPACQKNEYPCEGNSGLCYSILDRCNNQKNCPDGSDEKNCFTCQPGNFHCGTNLCIFETWRCDGQEDCQDGSDEHNCLVIVPRKVITAALIGSLVCGLLLVIALGCAFKLYSLRTREYRAFETQMTRLEAEFVRREAPPSYGQLIAQGLIPPVEDFPVYNASQASVLQNIRTAMRRQMRRHSSRRSSSRRRLGRLWNRLFHRPRVRGQIPLLTPARTSQTTLGDGIINHADGTIRSPPPSPEGPSLEANARSQARGLQEAGCSSLQPETEITEPSPSNVLSNTCTAAHAEPEAGRADKSLGAETSGSELKQSSKVDSGKAFRDPLSESVTETIHGGSASRRTVPEDSSLSRSHPLSEEPCMLPLKKWESAYPDSPMHVHIQVDGQNRCCPNSYREEPLGIHAACCHSVEVPMLESSTPLSEINTSDDESLLVC